A DNA window from Salvelinus namaycush isolate Seneca chromosome 30, SaNama_1.0, whole genome shotgun sequence contains the following coding sequences:
- the LOC120024852 gene encoding furin-1-like isoform X2 has product MLGVFRPSAFRTPHLITMWISVFGDIYHFRHRSVEKRSLSDHRGTHVRLQKEPQVTWAEQQVVKSRKKRDIYTEPSDPKFTQQWYLYNANHRDLNAKGAWELGYTGKGVVVSILDDGIEKNHPDLISNYDPDASYDVNDGDPDPQPRYTQLNDNRHGTRCAGEVAAMANNGICGVGVAYNAKIGGVRMLDGEVTDVVEAQSLSLNPQHIHIYSASWGPEDDGKTVDGPAKLAKEAFLRGVTEGRGGLGSIFVWASGNGGREKDSCNCDGYTNSIYTLSISSSTQNGNVPWYSEACSSTLATTYSSGNLNEKQIVTTDLRQKCTDTHTGTSASAPLAAGIIALALEANKNLTWRDMQHLVVRTSHPAHLLTNDWNTNGVGRKVSHSYGYGLLDASAIVALAENWTNVGPQKKCVLSMVAEPRNIGSHLLITKTVDGCVGTANHVSSLEHAQAQLTLSYNRRGNLGIYLTSPQGTRSTLLAPRPHDYSSEGFNDWAFMTTHSWDEDPLGEWTLEMVNVAGASDYGTLTQFTLVLYGTGSDSPSSTAKDLSQSSNGSCKTFDLQQICIECNGGYYLFQQGCVRGCPAGYTAGSQLLSYTMGNSVDPASVPSCLPCQAPCLTCSGLSPSACLSCPPHSHLDPVSSTCLHLNQIQRESPGNFMVGQGNTGPRPELSSRLPVTIAVLSCMIIMATFAGVFVLLQLRSGVLAKLPSLEEAGSGLRGGFSLGGSSRMVSYRGIPTVWGDEGVNTDSDNDEFDVHNEKTAFIKTQSAL; this is encoded by the exons gtGACGTGGGCAGAACAGCAGGTGGTGAAGAGTAGGAAGAAGAGGGACATCTACACGGAGCCCTCAGACCCCAAGTTTACCCAGCAGTGGTACCTG TACAATGCTAATCATCGTGACCTGAATGCTAAAGGTGCATGGGAGCTGGGCTACACTGGAAAGGGAGTGGTGGTGTCCATCCTGGACGATGGTATAGAGAAGAACCACCCAGACCTTATATCAAACTAT gACCCAGACGCCAGCTATGATGTGAACGACGGAGATCCAGACCCTCAGCCACGATACACACAACTCAACGACAACCG gCATGGGACTCGTTGTGCAGGTGAGGTGGCAGCGATGGCCAACAATGGGATCTGTGGAGTCGGGGTGGCTTACAACGCCAAGATTGGAG gagtgcGTATGCTGGACGGCGAGGTGACCGACGTGGTGGAGGCCCAGTCTCTCAGTCTGAACCCACAGCACATCCACATCTACAGTGCCAGCTGGGGCCCCGAGGATGATGGGAAGACGGTGGATGGGCCCGCCAAGCTCGCCAAGGAGGCCTTCCTGCGTGGAGTGaccgag gGTCGTGGGGGCCTGGGCTCCATCTTTGTGTGGGCGTCAGGGAACGGCGGGCGTGAGAAGGACAGCTGTAACTGTGACGGCTACACCAACAGCATCTACACCCTGTCCATCAGCAGCTCCACCCAGAACGGCAATGTGCCCTGGTACAGCGAGGCCTGTTCCTCCACCCTCGCCACAACCTACAGCTCTGGCAACCTCAACGAGAAACAGATA GTGACAACGGACCTCAGACAGAAGTGTACTGACACCCACACGGGCACCTCCGCCTCGGCTCCACTGGCTGCTGGGATCATCGCCCTCGCACTGGAAGCCAA taaAAACCTGACATGGAGGGACATGCAGCATTTGGTCGTGAGGACCTCTCATCCCGCCCACCTCCTCACCAACGACTGGAATACCAATGGGGTCGGCCGAAAAG TAAGCCACTCATATGGGTATGGTCTGCTTGATGCCAGTGCGATCGTGGCTCTGGCTGAGAACTGGACCAACGTTGGGCCACAGAAAAAATGTGTGCTGTCCATGGTGGCAGAGCCCAG GAACATTGGTAGTCACCTGCTGATCACCAAGACAGTGGATGGCTGTGTTGGGACAGCCAACCATGTGAGCTCCCTAGAACATGCCCAGGCCCAGCTCACCCTCTCCTACAACCGCAGGGGCAACCTGGGCATCTACCTGACCAGCCCACAGGGTACCCGCTCCACACTGCTCGctcccag gCCTCATGACTACTCATCAGAGGGCTTTAATGACTGGGCTTTCATGACCACACACTCCTGGGATGAGGACCCCCTGGGGGAGTGGACCCTGGAGATGGTAAACGTGGCAGGAGCAAGCGACTATG gcACTCTGACTCAGTTCACCCTGGTGCTGTATGGTACAGGCTCAGACTCTCCCAGCTCCACAGCCAAGGACCTCTCTCAGTCCAGTAACGGCAGCTGTAAGACTTTTGACCTACAGCAGATCTGCATTG AGTGCAATGGTGGCTACTACCTCTTCCAGCAGGGCTGTGTGAGGGGCTGTCCAGCCGGCTACACCGCAGGCTCCCAGCTCCTCAGTTacaccatggggaactctgtgGATCCGGCCTCCGTCCCCTCCTGCCTGCCCTGCCAAGCCCCCTGCCTGACCTGCAGCGGCCTCAGCCCCAGCGCCTGCCTCTCCTGCCCCCCTCACAGCCACCTGGACCCTGTGTCCAGCACCTGCCTGCACCTCAACCAGATCCAGAGGGAGTCCCCTGGCAACTTCATGGTGGGCCAGGGCAACACCGGTCCCCGCCCAGAGCTCAGCTCGCGCCTGCCCGTCACCATCGCTGTGCTCAGCTGCATGATCATCATGGCCACCTTCGCTGGGGTGTTCGTTCTGCTGCAGCTGAGATCTGGAGTCCTGGCCAAACTGCCCTCACTGGAGGAGGCCGGCTCAGGCCTGAGGGGGGGCTTCAGCCTGGGGGGCAGCAGCAGAATGGTGTCGTACCGCGGTATCCCTACAGTGTGGGGCGACGAGGGGGTGAACACTGACTCCGACAATGATGAGTTTGACGTCCACAATGAGAAGACTGCCTTTATCAAAACACAAAGTGCTCTTTAA